Proteins from a genomic interval of Pseudomonas sp. RC10:
- the cobM gene encoding precorrin-4 C(11)-methyltransferase translates to MTVYFIGAGPGDPDLITVKGQRLIRTCPVIIYAGSLVPEAVLEGHQAVQVTNSAELHLEQIIALMKSAHAQGQDVARVHSGDPSLYGAIGEQIRHLRELGIPFKIIPGVTATAACAALLGTELTLPDISQSVILTRYGDKTAMPEGEELSELARHKATMAIHLGVNNLGKIVAELTPHYGEDCPIAVVHRASWPDQDWVTGTLADIEGKVAAKGFRRTALILVGRVLGNDAFSESSLYRAGHAHVYRP, encoded by the coding sequence ATGACCGTTTACTTCATCGGCGCAGGCCCCGGCGACCCTGACCTGATCACGGTCAAAGGCCAGCGCCTGATCCGCACATGCCCCGTCATCATCTACGCCGGATCGCTGGTGCCCGAGGCCGTTTTAGAGGGTCATCAAGCCGTTCAGGTGACCAACAGCGCCGAACTGCACCTCGAACAGATCATCGCCTTGATGAAATCTGCTCATGCACAAGGCCAAGACGTGGCACGCGTCCACTCCGGCGACCCCAGCCTTTACGGCGCCATCGGTGAACAGATTCGTCACCTGCGCGAACTGGGCATCCCCTTCAAAATCATCCCAGGCGTCACCGCCACCGCCGCCTGCGCCGCGCTGCTTGGCACCGAACTGACCCTGCCGGACATCTCGCAAAGCGTCATCCTCACCCGCTACGGCGACAAAACCGCCATGCCTGAGGGCGAAGAACTGAGCGAACTGGCGCGACACAAGGCCACCATGGCCATCCACCTGGGCGTGAACAACCTCGGCAAAATCGTCGCTGAACTCACGCCCCATTACGGCGAAGACTGCCCGATCGCCGTCGTCCACCGCGCCAGCTGGCCGGACCAGGACTGGGTCACCGGCACCCTCGCCGATATTGAAGGCAAGGTAGCTGCCAAAGGCTTTCGCCGAACGGCACTAATCCTCGTCGGCCGCGTGCTCGGCAACGACGCCTTTAGCGAATCATCGCTGTACCGCGCAGGGCATGCGCATGTGTACAGGCCGTGA
- a CDS encoding acyltransferase, whose product MLISVQALRALAAWVVVCHHFMQIFFDFHPSGPVGRFFTEKGAVGVDIFFVISGLVIYLSTVDKDIPVRRFMLNRIIRIVPAYWLYTLVMGLLVVVAHPLLPHQVVDWQSFILSLMFIPSENPGGYGLYPTLNVGWTLNYEMLFYVLFSMVFLFQQRLRPLIIAAALFAVTDVLGRSGLISRFYANDIVYEFLLGIGIGVIYRRGWITERLWLPLMAIGGALLTIKQLPPDVRIINWGLPSAVIVVACISLEPYLRGSRLLKTMGDCSYSVYLLHVLVLYGGWLATKRFGLNPYAAFAVCVPVIALGAWLSYEWIEKGLYRRMKGWLDSRRALKDAAALS is encoded by the coding sequence ATGTTGATTTCGGTTCAAGCCCTGCGGGCACTCGCCGCGTGGGTCGTTGTGTGTCACCACTTCATGCAGATTTTTTTCGACTTTCATCCCAGCGGCCCGGTCGGCCGGTTTTTCACTGAAAAAGGCGCCGTCGGCGTCGACATCTTCTTCGTCATCAGCGGTTTGGTGATTTACCTCTCGACGGTGGACAAAGACATTCCCGTCCGCCGCTTCATGCTTAACCGCATCATTCGCATCGTCCCTGCTTATTGGCTCTACACGCTGGTCATGGGCTTGCTGGTCGTCGTCGCGCATCCGCTGCTGCCGCACCAGGTGGTCGACTGGCAAAGCTTCATTCTGTCGCTGATGTTTATCCCCTCGGAAAACCCTGGCGGCTACGGGCTGTACCCGACGCTGAACGTGGGTTGGACGCTGAATTACGAGATGCTGTTCTACGTGCTGTTTTCGATGGTCTTCCTCTTTCAGCAGCGTTTGCGTCCGCTGATCATCGCCGCCGCGCTGTTTGCAGTAACCGACGTGCTGGGCCGCTCCGGCCTGATCAGCCGGTTCTACGCCAACGACATCGTCTACGAATTTCTGCTCGGGATCGGCATTGGCGTCATCTACCGCCGTGGCTGGATCACCGAGCGTCTGTGGTTGCCACTGATGGCGATTGGCGGGGCGCTGCTGACGATCAAGCAGTTGCCACCGGACGTGCGCATCATCAATTGGGGCCTGCCGAGCGCGGTCATCGTTGTGGCGTGCATTTCCCTCGAACCCTACCTGCGCGGCAGTCGTTTGCTGAAAACCATGGGCGATTGTTCGTATTCGGTGTACCTGCTGCACGTGTTGGTACTGTACGGCGGCTGGCTGGCGACCAAGCGTTTCGGGCTGAACCCGTACGCAGCGTTCGCGGTGTGCGTGCCGGTCATCGCGTTGGGTGCGTGGCTCAGTTACGAGTGGATCGAAAAGGGCTTGTATCGCCGCATGAAGGGATGGCTGGACAGTCGCCGGGCGCTCAAGGACGCGGCTGCGTTGTCGTGA
- a CDS encoding fatty acid cis/trans isomerase, which translates to MLHRVFATVLALLLCGAALAQSPLPPSSIPHPAISYSRDIQPIFTEKCVACHACNDAACQLNLGSGEAVLRGASKVPVYQGERSQAIAPTRIFYDAEGPDAWRKKGFYSVLDGQSNQAALLSKMLEFGHSAPLVPNAKLPDDIVLGLNRENMCPLPQEFEGYAKSHPGQGMPLAVTGLSDAQYTTLQTWLAQGAPVEQTPVQPSAGEAAEITEWENLFNRPGSTEALVARWLYEHLFLAHVYFTDGEQGHFFQWVRSRTPSGQPVNLIATRRPDDDPGTTFYYRLMPIQGVIVHKTHITYPMGPQKLARVKQLFYSGDWHATQLPGYGPQRRANPFDTFKEIPAVARYQFMLDNAEYFVRTFIRGPVCRGQIATDVIRDHFWALFQEPAHDRYITDAVYRGKATPLLAMPGQNDDVGSVLSLWHDYRNKRNAYEDLRSDAYAHMPPPGWATLWAGNDSALLTIFRHFDSATVNKGLIGDLPTTVWLFDYPLLERTYYQLVVNFDVYGNVSHQVQTRLYFDLIRNGAEVNFLRLMPADKRDDILGSWYQDSGKVKMWLDYQAIDDDTPTGLKLDEKDPKRDFERKLIERAGTLNAAPDPINRCTGAYCSRPGLGPVFSDVEQSLSRLVSRPAAGLRVIDQLPEATMLRIQDGNGKRVVYSLLRNRAHSNVAFLLGEAYRYQPGLDTLTIYPGVLSSYPNFIFNIPANEVNAFVDAMEQAREHKAAFEKIVERWGVRRSHPLFWTYFHDLDRYIQETEPREAGVLDMNRYENL; encoded by the coding sequence ATGTTGCATCGCGTGTTCGCCACGGTGTTGGCCCTTCTGTTATGCGGTGCGGCGCTCGCGCAATCACCTCTTCCGCCATCCTCTATCCCCCATCCGGCCATTTCCTACAGCCGGGACATTCAGCCGATCTTCACCGAGAAGTGCGTGGCCTGCCATGCCTGTAACGATGCCGCATGCCAACTGAATCTGGGCAGCGGGGAAGCGGTGTTGCGCGGGGCGTCCAAGGTGCCCGTGTATCAGGGCGAGCGCAGCCAGGCGATTGCGCCGACGCGGATTTTCTACGACGCCGAAGGCCCTGACGCCTGGCGCAAGAAAGGCTTTTATTCAGTGCTGGATGGCCAAAGCAATCAGGCGGCGTTGCTGTCGAAGATGCTCGAATTCGGCCACAGTGCGCCGCTGGTGCCCAACGCCAAGCTGCCGGACGACATCGTGCTGGGGCTTAATCGCGAGAACATGTGCCCGCTGCCTCAGGAGTTCGAGGGCTACGCCAAGTCGCACCCGGGTCAGGGCATGCCGCTGGCGGTCACCGGCCTGAGTGACGCTCAGTACACCACTCTGCAAACCTGGCTGGCCCAGGGCGCGCCGGTCGAGCAAACACCGGTGCAGCCGAGCGCGGGGGAAGCGGCGGAAATCACTGAGTGGGAAAACCTGTTCAACCGGCCGGGTTCCACCGAGGCGCTGGTAGCCCGCTGGCTGTACGAGCACCTGTTCCTGGCGCACGTCTATTTCACTGACGGCGAGCAGGGGCATTTCTTCCAGTGGGTGCGTTCACGGACGCCAAGTGGTCAGCCGGTCAACCTCATCGCTACCCGCCGTCCCGATGACGATCCGGGCACCACCTTTTATTACCGCCTGATGCCCATTCAGGGCGTCATCGTGCACAAGACCCACATCACCTACCCAATGGGGCCGCAGAAACTGGCGCGGGTGAAGCAGCTGTTTTACAGCGGCGACTGGCACGCCACGCAGCTGCCGGGCTACGGGCCTCAGCGCCGGGCCAACCCGTTCGACACGTTCAAGGAAATCCCGGCCGTGGCGCGTTACCAGTTCATGCTGGATAACGCCGAATACTTCGTGCGCACCTTCATTCGTGGGCCAGTCTGCCGAGGCCAGATCGCCACCGACGTGATCCGCGACCATTTCTGGGCGCTGTTCCAGGAGCCCGCCCATGACCGCTACATCACCGACGCGGTCTATCGCGGCAAGGCCACGCCGTTGCTGGCGATGCCGGGGCAGAACGACGACGTCGGCAGCGTGTTGAGCCTGTGGCACGACTACCGCAACAAGCGCAACGCCTATGAAGACCTGCGCAGCGACGCCTACGCGCACATGCCGCCACCGGGCTGGGCGACGCTGTGGGCGGGCAACGACAGTGCCTTGCTGACCATCTTCCGCCACTTCGACAGCGCCACCGTCAACAAGGGCCTGATCGGCGACCTGCCGACCACAGTCTGGCTGTTCGACTACCCGCTGCTGGAACGCACCTATTACCAGTTGGTGGTGAACTTCGACGTCTATGGCAACGTGTCCCATCAGGTGCAGACCCGTCTGTACTTCGACCTGATCCGCAACGGCGCCGAAGTTAACTTCCTGCGCCTGATGCCGGCCGACAAGCGCGACGACATCCTCGGCAGTTGGTATCAGGACAGCGGCAAAGTGAAGATGTGGCTGGATTATCAGGCCATCGACGACGACACGCCGACCGGCCTGAAGCTGGACGAAAAAGATCCCAAGCGCGACTTCGAACGCAAGCTGATCGAGCGGGCAGGGACGTTGAACGCTGCCCCTGATCCGATCAACCGCTGCACCGGCGCGTATTGCTCGCGTCCGGGTCTAGGGCCGGTATTTAGCGATGTGGAACAGTCGTTGAGCCGTCTCGTGTCGCGTCCGGCGGCGGGCTTGCGTGTCATCGACCAACTGCCGGAAGCGACGATGCTGCGGATTCAGGACGGAAACGGCAAACGCGTCGTCTACAGCCTGCTGCGCAACCGCGCCCACAGCAACGTCGCGTTCCTGCTCGGCGAGGCGTACCGCTACCAGCCGGGGCTGGATACGCTGACGATCTATCCGGGTGTGTTGAGCAGCTACCCGAATTTCATCTTCAACATCCCGGCCAACGAAGTGAACGCGTTCGTCGACGCAATGGAGCAGGCCCGCGAGCACAAAGCGGCCTTCGAGAAGATCGTCGAGCGGTGGGGTGTACGCCGCAGTCATCCGCTGTTCTGGACGTATTTCCATGACCTGGACCGCTACATTCAGGAGACCGAACCGCGAGAAGCGGGGGTGTTGGACATGAACCGGTATGAGAATCTGTAA
- the metH gene encoding methionine synthase, with protein sequence MSDRNARLQALQQALKERILILDGGMGTMIQSYRLEEEDYRGKRFADWPSDVKGNNDLLVLTRPDVIGAIEKEYLDAGADILETNTFNATQVSQADYGMEALVYELNVEGARLARKVADAKTLETPDKPRFVAGVLGPTSRTCSLSPDVNNPGYRNVTFDELVENYTEATKGLIEGGADLILIETIFDTLNAKAAIFAVQGVFDEIGFELPIMISGTITDASGRTLSGQTTEAFWNSVRHAKPISVGLNCALGASELRPYLEELSNKAETQVSAHPNAGLPNEFGEYDESPAEMAKVVEEFAQSGFLNIVGGCCGTTPAHIKAIANAVSKYPPRVIPDIPKACRLSGLEPFTIDRSSLFVNVGERTNITGSARFARLIREDNYTEALEVALQQVEAGAQVIDINMDEGMLDSKKAMVTFLNLIAGEPDISRVPIMIDSSKWEVIEAGLKCIQGKGIVNSISMKEGVEQFIHHAKLCKRYGAAVVVMAFDEAGQADTEARKKEICKRSYDILVNEVGFPPEDIIFDPNIFAIATGIEEHNNYAVDFINACAYIRDELPYALTSGGVSNVSFSFRGNNPVREAIHSVFLLHAIRNGLTMGIVNAGQLEIYDEIPLKLREAVENVVLNVNEEGTEKLLAIADEFKGDGSVKEAETEEWRGWEVNERLKHALVKGITTHIVEDTELSRQSFARPIEVIEGPLMAGMNVVGDLFGSGKMFLPQVVKSARVMKQAVAHLIPFIEAEKGDKPEAKGKILMATVKGDVHDIGKNIVGVVLGCNGYDIVDLGVMVPAEKILQVAKEQKCDIIGLSGLITPSLDEMVHVAREMQRQNFSLPLMIGGATTSKAHTAVKIEPKYSNDAVIYVTDASRAVGVATQLLSKELKAGFIEKTRAEYVEVRERTSARSARTERLSYSAAIAKKPQFDWAEYQPHTPTFTGVKVLEDIDLNVLVDYIDWTPFFISWDLAGKYPRILTDEVVGEAATSLFKDAQELLRKLIDEKLIRSRAVFGFWPANQVDHDDIQLLDDNGEPLAKLHHLRQQIIKTDGKPNFSLADFVAPKDSGVTDYVGGFITTAGIGAEEVSKAYQDKGDDYNAIMVKALADRLAEACAEWLHQQVRKEYWGYASEEQLDNEDLIKEKYVGIRPAPGYPACPDHTEKGVLFDLLDPTQGDGKPGISGVFLTEHYAMFPAAAVSGWYFAHPQAQYFAVGKVDKDQVESYNARKGQEMRVTERWLAPNLGYDE encoded by the coding sequence ATGTCAGATCGCAACGCGCGTCTTCAAGCACTTCAACAAGCTCTCAAGGAACGCATTCTGATTCTCGATGGCGGCATGGGCACCATGATCCAGAGCTATCGGCTGGAGGAAGAAGACTACCGGGGCAAGCGCTTCGCTGACTGGCCGAGCGACGTCAAGGGCAACAACGACCTACTGGTCCTGACCCGCCCGGACGTGATCGGCGCCATCGAGAAGGAATACCTCGACGCAGGCGCCGACATTCTCGAAACCAACACCTTCAATGCCACCCAGGTATCCCAGGCCGATTACGGCATGGAAGCCCTCGTTTATGAGCTGAACGTCGAAGGCGCACGCCTGGCGCGCAAGGTCGCCGATGCCAAGACCCTGGAAACCCCGGACAAGCCGCGTTTCGTCGCAGGCGTGCTCGGCCCGACCAGCCGCACCTGCTCGCTGTCGCCGGACGTCAACAACCCCGGCTACCGCAACGTCACCTTCGATGAATTGGTGGAGAACTACACCGAGGCCACCAAAGGCCTGATCGAAGGCGGCGCGGACCTGATCCTCATCGAAACCATCTTCGACACCCTGAACGCCAAGGCCGCGATCTTTGCCGTGCAAGGCGTGTTCGATGAAATCGGATTCGAACTGCCGATCATGATTTCCGGCACCATCACCGACGCCTCGGGCCGCACCCTGTCGGGCCAGACCACCGAAGCGTTCTGGAACTCGGTGCGCCACGCCAAGCCGATTTCCGTGGGCCTGAACTGCGCGTTGGGCGCCAGCGAACTGCGCCCGTACCTGGAAGAGCTGTCGAACAAGGCCGAAACCCAGGTTTCCGCGCACCCGAACGCTGGCCTGCCCAACGAATTCGGCGAATACGACGAGTCGCCTGCCGAGATGGCCAAGGTCGTCGAAGAGTTCGCCCAGAGCGGCTTCCTCAACATCGTCGGCGGCTGCTGCGGCACCACCCCGGCGCACATCAAGGCCATCGCCAATGCGGTCTCCAAGTACCCGCCGCGTGTCATTCCGGACATTCCGAAAGCCTGTCGCTTGTCGGGTCTGGAGCCGTTCACCATTGATCGCAGCTCGCTGTTCGTCAACGTCGGCGAGCGTACCAACATCACCGGTTCCGCCCGTTTCGCCCGCCTGATCCGTGAAGACAACTACACCGAAGCGCTGGAAGTCGCCCTGCAACAGGTCGAAGCCGGTGCCCAGGTGATCGACATCAACATGGACGAAGGCATGCTGGACTCGAAGAAGGCCATGGTGACCTTCCTCAACCTGATCGCAGGCGAGCCGGACATCTCCCGGGTGCCGATCATGATCGACTCCTCGAAATGGGAAGTGATCGAGGCTGGCCTGAAGTGCATTCAGGGCAAGGGCATCGTCAACTCGATCAGCATGAAAGAAGGCGTCGAGCAGTTCATCCACCACGCCAAGCTGTGCAAGCGCTATGGCGCCGCCGTTGTGGTGATGGCGTTCGATGAAGCGGGTCAGGCCGACACCGAAGCGCGCAAGAAGGAAATCTGCAAGCGCTCCTACGACATTTTGGTCAACGAAGTCGGCTTCCCGCCGGAAGACATCATCTTCGACCCGAACATCTTCGCCATCGCCACCGGCATCGAAGAGCACAACAACTACGCGGTTGATTTCATCAATGCCTGTGCTTACATCCGCGACGAGCTGCCGTATGCGTTGACTTCGGGTGGCGTGTCCAACGTGTCGTTCTCGTTCCGGGGCAACAACCCGGTGCGCGAGGCTATTCACTCGGTGTTCCTGCTGCACGCGATCCGCAACGGCCTGACTATGGGCATCGTCAACGCGGGCCAATTGGAGATCTACGACGAGATCCCGCTCAAGCTGCGTGAAGCGGTGGAAAACGTGGTCCTTAACGTCAATGAGGAAGGCACTGAAAAGCTGCTGGCCATCGCCGACGAGTTCAAGGGCGACGGTTCGGTGAAGGAAGCCGAGACCGAAGAGTGGCGCGGCTGGGAGGTCAACGAACGCCTCAAGCACGCGCTGGTCAAGGGCATCACCACCCACATCGTCGAAGACACCGAGCTGTCGCGTCAGTCGTTTGCGCGCCCCATCGAAGTGATCGAAGGCCCGTTGATGGCCGGCATGAACGTGGTCGGCGACCTGTTCGGCTCGGGCAAGATGTTCCTGCCGCAGGTGGTGAAATCCGCCCGCGTGATGAAGCAGGCAGTCGCGCACCTGATCCCGTTCATCGAAGCCGAAAAAGGCGACAAGCCGGAAGCCAAAGGCAAAATCCTCATGGCCACGGTGAAAGGCGACGTGCACGACATCGGCAAGAACATCGTCGGGGTGGTGTTGGGCTGTAACGGCTACGACATCGTCGACCTCGGCGTGATGGTGCCAGCGGAAAAGATCCTGCAAGTGGCCAAGGAACAGAAGTGCGACATCATCGGCCTGTCCGGCCTGATTACCCCGTCGCTGGACGAAATGGTCCACGTCGCCCGTGAAATGCAGCGTCAGAACTTCAGCCTGCCGCTGATGATCGGCGGCGCGACCACGTCCAAGGCGCACACGGCGGTGAAAATCGAGCCGAAGTACAGCAATGACGCCGTGATATACGTCACCGACGCCTCCCGGGCCGTTGGCGTGGCGACGCAGTTGCTGTCGAAGGAGTTGAAAGCCGGCTTCATCGAGAAGACTCGCGCCGAATACGTCGAAGTTCGCGAACGCACCTCGGCCCGCAGCGCTCGTACCGAGCGCCTGAGCTACAGCGCGGCCATCGCCAAGAAGCCGCAGTTCGACTGGGCCGAGTACCAGCCACACACGCCGACCTTCACCGGGGTCAAGGTGCTGGAAGACATCGATCTGAACGTGCTGGTGGATTACATCGACTGGACGCCGTTCTTCATCTCCTGGGACTTGGCGGGCAAATACCCGCGCATCCTTACCGACGAAGTCGTGGGCGAAGCGGCGACCTCGCTGTTCAAGGACGCTCAGGAACTGTTGCGCAAGCTGATTGACGAGAAGCTGATTCGCAGCCGTGCGGTGTTCGGTTTCTGGCCTGCGAATCAGGTGGACCACGACGACATTCAGTTGCTCGACGACAACGGCGAGCCGCTCGCCAAGCTGCATCACCTGCGTCAGCAGATCATCAAGACCGACGGCAAGCCGAACTTCTCACTGGCCGACTTCGTCGCGCCGAAAGACAGCGGCGTGACCGACTACGTGGGCGGCTTCATCACCACGGCGGGCATCGGCGCTGAAGAGGTGTCCAAGGCGTATCAGGACAAAGGCGACGACTACAACGCGATCATGGTAAAGGCACTCGCCGACCGTCTGGCCGAAGCCTGCGCGGAGTGGCTGCACCAGCAAGTGCGTAAAGAGTATTGGGGTTACGCCTCTGAAGAGCAGTTGGACAACGAAGACCTGATCAAAGAGAAATATGTCGGCATCCGCCCTGCCCCCGGTTACCCGGCGTGCCCGGACCATACCGAGAAAGGTGTGCTGTTCGACCTGCTCGACCCAACCCAAGGTGACGGTAAACCGGGCATCAGCGGTGTATTCCTGACCGAGCATTACGCGATGTTCCCGGCGGCAGCGGTCAGCGGCTGGTACTTCGCTCACCCGCAGGCGCAGTATTTTGCGGTGGGCAAGGTCGACAAGGATCAGGTCGAAAGCTACAACGCCCGCAAAGGCCAGGAAATGCGCGTGACCGAGCGCTGGCTGGCGCCGAACTTGGGGTATGACGAGTAA
- the nfuA gene encoding Fe-S biogenesis protein NfuA, with protein MTAITITDAAHDYLADLLQKQNTPGIGIRVFITQPGTQYAETCIAYCKPGEEKPEDKAIGLKSFTAWIDSFSEAFLDDAVVDYATDRMGGQLTIKAPNAKVPMVNADSPINERINYYLQTEINPGLASHGGQVTLIDVVEEDEANIAVLQFGGGCQGCGQADVTLKEGIERTLLERIPELSGVRDVTDHTQKENAYY; from the coding sequence ATGACCGCTATTACTATTACCGATGCCGCCCACGATTACCTGGCCGATCTGCTGCAAAAGCAGAACACCCCCGGCATCGGCATCCGCGTGTTTATTACCCAGCCTGGCACCCAATACGCTGAAACCTGCATCGCCTACTGCAAGCCGGGCGAAGAGAAGCCGGAAGACAAGGCCATTGGCCTGAAGAGCTTCACGGCGTGGATCGACTCGTTCAGCGAAGCGTTTCTGGATGACGCGGTGGTCGATTATGCGACCGACCGCATGGGTGGCCAACTGACGATCAAGGCGCCGAATGCGAAGGTGCCGATGGTCAATGCTGACAGTCCGATCAACGAGCGCATCAATTATTACTTGCAGACGGAGATCAATCCGGGTCTGGCGAGTCACGGCGGGCAGGTTACGCTGATTGATGTGGTTGAGGAAGATGAGGCAAACATTGCTGTGTTGCAGTTCGGTGGCGGTTGCCAGGGCTGTGGGCAGGCGGATGTGACGTTGAAGGAAGGGATTGAGCGTACGTTGCTGGAGCGGATTCCCGAGTTGTCGGGTGTGCGTGATGTGACGGACCATACTCAGAAAGAGAATGCTTACTACTGA
- a CDS encoding ABC transporter substrate-binding protein, with translation MIRFFSGCLIGVVGWLWLGGAWAASVVFLNPGSTPDPYWNSYSRFMEAAASRLGMDLTVYYTDRDTRTLLTLARKALQGSPRPDYLVFSNELNVAPEVLRLSVGSGVKLLAVNNTFTDDQLAILGDLHSRYPDFLGSVVANDEEGGYLVAKRLIDSHPPVLPGQTIDMLAFSGTNSTPVSLQRERGLYRALAEHPEIRLRQIVLGGWRRDRAYEQAQVLLKRYPNVHLIWTASDQMAFGVIDAVREAGKQPGKDIWLGTINDSTAALQALLEGRLTVVAGGHFTLGGWALVLLNDYDHADPKTRQAIGSWIVRAMQIRERRDSVHFMQANARDDYDIDVREFVGGHSPPSVTYPFVRLETSN, from the coding sequence ATGATCAGGTTTTTCAGTGGCTGCCTCATTGGCGTCGTGGGCTGGCTGTGGCTGGGCGGTGCCTGGGCCGCGTCGGTGGTGTTTCTCAATCCGGGTTCGACGCCTGATCCTTACTGGAACAGCTATTCCCGATTCATGGAGGCGGCTGCCAGTCGGCTGGGCATGGACCTGACCGTCTATTACACCGATCGCGATACGCGCACCTTGCTGACCCTCGCGCGCAAAGCGTTGCAGGGCAGCCCGCGTCCGGATTATCTGGTGTTTTCCAATGAGCTGAATGTGGCGCCGGAGGTGCTACGTCTGTCCGTGGGCAGCGGCGTGAAACTGCTGGCAGTGAACAACACGTTCACAGACGACCAACTGGCCATTCTCGGCGACCTGCACAGTCGCTACCCGGATTTCCTCGGCAGTGTGGTGGCCAACGACGAGGAGGGCGGGTATCTCGTCGCCAAGCGTTTGATTGACTCGCATCCTCCGGTGCTGCCCGGCCAGACCATTGACATGCTGGCGTTTTCCGGCACCAACAGCACGCCGGTGTCGTTGCAGCGCGAGCGCGGCCTTTATCGCGCCTTGGCCGAACACCCGGAGATACGTCTTCGGCAGATCGTCCTTGGCGGCTGGCGCCGGGACCGTGCGTATGAACAGGCGCAAGTGCTGCTCAAGCGCTACCCCAACGTGCACCTCATCTGGACGGCGAGCGATCAAATGGCGTTTGGTGTCATCGATGCTGTGCGCGAGGCGGGCAAGCAGCCGGGCAAGGACATCTGGCTCGGCACCATCAACGACTCCACGGCAGCCTTGCAAGCCTTGCTGGAAGGGCGTCTGACGGTGGTGGCGGGCGGGCATTTCACGCTGGGCGGCTGGGCGCTGGTGCTGTTGAATGATTACGATCATGCTGACCCCAAAACCCGTCAGGCCATCGGCTCATGGATCGTGCGCGCGATGCAGATCAGGGAGCGTCGCGACAGCGTGCACTTCATGCAGGCCAATGCCCGCGACGATTACGACATTGACGTGCGTGAGTTTGTCGGGGGGCACAGCCCGCCGAGCGTGACGTACCCCTTCGTGCGGCTGGAAACGTCCAACTGA
- a CDS encoding cobalamin biosynthesis protein — MNPDIRVIGLGCQRDCPASVLQGLIEVSLLEHCLSLSDITALASIDSKASEAGLLELAERLGLPLAFFSAEELTAFEPRLSHHSQIAFDSTGCYGVAESAALAMAARLGGSSARLVIERRNSSRATFALAASP; from the coding sequence ATGAACCCGGACATTCGTGTGATCGGCCTCGGCTGCCAGCGCGATTGCCCGGCGTCAGTGCTGCAAGGGTTGATAGAGGTCAGCCTGCTGGAACATTGCTTGTCGCTGTCCGACATCACCGCCCTCGCCTCTATCGACAGCAAAGCGTCAGAGGCGGGGTTGCTGGAACTGGCTGAACGGCTGGGCCTGCCGTTGGCGTTCTTCAGCGCCGAAGAACTGACAGCGTTTGAGCCGCGGCTGAGTCATCATTCGCAGATTGCGTTCGACAGCACCGGCTGCTACGGCGTGGCCGAAAGCGCAGCACTGGCGATGGCGGCGCGGTTGGGCGGGTCGTCGGCGAGGTTGGTGATCGAACGGCGAAACAGCTCACGGGCCACGTTTGCGTTGGCCGCCAGCCCATGA
- a CDS encoding DUF2970 domain-containing protein: MEPSSNDSPQHPEDPKPPTFWQMLHSVMAAAFGVQSHKNRERDFTHGKPSHFVILGVAFTAIFALVLLGIVQLVLYFALN, encoded by the coding sequence ATGGAACCCTCATCCAACGATTCCCCTCAACACCCCGAAGATCCCAAACCACCCACCTTCTGGCAGATGCTGCACAGCGTCATGGCGGCAGCCTTTGGCGTGCAAAGTCACAAGAATCGGGAGCGAGACTTTACCCATGGCAAACCCTCGCATTTCGTGATCCTGGGCGTGGCATTCACGGCGATTTTCGCGTTGGTGTTGTTGGGCATCGTGCAACTAGTGCTGTATTTCGCCCTAAACTGA
- a CDS encoding CbtA family protein, which yields MFKRIAQTAGFTGLLAALLLTLLQSFWVAPLILEAETYEHAPAAAEVHEHAHAEGAMAAHVHDEEAWEPEDGWQRVLSTTGGNLVVAVGFALMLAALYTLRTPNSVREGALWGLAGFAVFVLAPTLGLPPELPGTAAADLTLRQTWWVSTAASTAVGLALIVFARHWLLKVLGAAILVVPHVIGAPQPEVHSALAPEALEAQFKIASLLTNAAFWVAMGLISAWLFRRYNAQLTATELSHA from the coding sequence ATGTTCAAGCGAATCGCTCAAACGGCCGGTTTCACCGGACTGCTCGCCGCCCTGTTGCTGACCTTGCTGCAAAGCTTCTGGGTCGCGCCACTGATCCTCGAAGCGGAAACCTACGAACACGCCCCTGCCGCTGCAGAAGTGCATGAGCACGCGCACGCCGAAGGCGCCATGGCGGCCCACGTTCATGACGAAGAAGCCTGGGAACCGGAAGACGGCTGGCAGCGCGTGCTGTCGACGACCGGCGGCAACCTGGTGGTCGCGGTCGGTTTCGCCCTGATGCTCGCGGCGCTGTACACACTGCGCACGCCAAACAGCGTTCGCGAAGGCGCGCTGTGGGGGCTGGCCGGTTTCGCGGTGTTTGTCCTCGCGCCGACCCTCGGTCTGCCGCCTGAATTACCGGGCACCGCCGCCGCCGACCTGACCCTGCGCCAGACCTGGTGGGTCAGCACCGCAGCGTCAACCGCCGTCGGCCTGGCGCTGATCGTCTTCGCCCGCCATTGGCTGCTGAAAGTGCTGGGCGCAGCGATTCTGGTCGTGCCTCACGTGATCGGTGCGCCGCAGCCGGAGGTTCATTCGGCTTTGGCCCCTGAAGCGCTGGAGGCACAATTCAAGATCGCTTCGCTGCTGACCAACGCCGCATTCTGGGTCGCGATGGGCCTGATCAGCGCCTGGCTGTTCCGTCGTTACAACGCGCAACTGACCGCAACCGAGTTGAGCCACGCTTGA